A part of Microbacterium atlanticum genomic DNA contains:
- a CDS encoding MFS transporter has product MTAAASASSRPADTSPTRRVAWASMVGTSLESFDFYLFAYFSAFFVGPLFFDPLGQFGATSAAFLTIALAFVVRPIGAIIFGYMGDRVGRRATLLWTVAIMGVATGLIGLLPTYAQAGWLGAILLILLRIVQGLSLGGEWGGSILIATENSGPVKRAFYAAVPQLGSPVGSILSATVFIVLTAVLPPEQIAEWGWRIPFLLALPLLLVSLYLRWSISETPVFEGLVAEGRRDRIPFVTMFVQRPAAMAIAIGAALLGIGSYSLMNTYTVNYGVEQLGFSFQDLLIATTVGGLLQLVTIPLFGAWATRVGSANVVVWGALGTLLITFPMYFLLQFATFPILVGTMIVGGILPTMAWAALGGLMNDLFPDHFRYSALSFAYALAATLSGFVPYLTLTLGEATGYAWWHPGVILAIMSAVTLVSAFLASRRRPEPELATEPESVTANA; this is encoded by the coding sequence GTGACCGCCGCTGCATCCGCCTCGTCCCGTCCCGCCGACACCTCGCCGACGCGCCGCGTCGCGTGGGCGTCGATGGTCGGCACCTCGCTCGAGTCGTTCGACTTCTACCTCTTCGCCTACTTCTCGGCGTTCTTCGTCGGGCCGTTGTTCTTCGACCCGCTGGGGCAGTTCGGTGCCACGAGCGCCGCGTTCCTCACCATCGCGCTGGCGTTCGTCGTGCGCCCGATCGGCGCGATCATCTTCGGCTATATGGGCGATCGCGTGGGTCGCCGCGCGACGCTGCTGTGGACCGTCGCGATCATGGGCGTGGCGACGGGCCTCATCGGCCTGCTGCCCACCTACGCGCAGGCCGGATGGCTCGGCGCGATCCTGCTCATCCTGTTGCGCATCGTGCAGGGGCTGTCGCTGGGCGGCGAGTGGGGCGGCTCCATCCTGATCGCCACGGAGAACTCCGGGCCGGTCAAGCGCGCCTTCTACGCCGCGGTCCCGCAGCTGGGGTCGCCGGTGGGCTCGATCCTGTCGGCGACCGTGTTCATCGTCCTCACGGCCGTGCTGCCGCCCGAGCAGATCGCCGAGTGGGGATGGCGGATCCCGTTCCTGCTGGCGCTGCCGCTCCTGCTCGTCTCGCTGTACCTGCGCTGGTCGATCTCGGAGACCCCCGTGTTCGAGGGTCTCGTCGCCGAGGGGCGCCGCGACCGGATCCCCTTCGTGACGATGTTCGTCCAGCGCCCCGCCGCGATGGCGATCGCGATCGGGGCCGCCCTGCTGGGCATCGGCTCGTATTCGCTCATGAACACCTACACGGTGAACTACGGCGTCGAGCAGCTCGGGTTCAGCTTCCAGGATCTTCTGATCGCGACCACCGTCGGCGGCCTCCTGCAGCTCGTCACGATCCCGCTGTTCGGCGCGTGGGCGACCCGCGTCGGTTCGGCGAACGTCGTGGTGTGGGGGGCGCTCGGCACGCTCCTCATCACCTTCCCGATGTACTTCCTGCTGCAGTTCGCGACCTTCCCGATCCTCGTCGGGACGATGATCGTCGGCGGCATCCTGCCGACGATGGCGTGGGCGGCGCTGGGGGGGCTGATGAACGACCTCTTCCCCGACCACTTCCGCTATTCGGCACTGTCGTTCGCGTATGCGCTGGCTGCGACCCTCAGCGGATTCGTCCCGTACCTCACTCTCACCCTCGGCGAGGCCACGGGGTACGCATGGTGGCACCCCGGCGTGATCCTGGCGATCATGTCGGCCGTGACGCTCGTGTCGGCCTTCCTCGCTTCGCGGCGCCGCCCCGAGCCGGAGCTCGCGACCGAGCCCGAGAGCGTCACCGCCAACGCCTGA